In a genomic window of Prochlorococcus marinus str. GP2:
- a CDS encoding cob(I)yrinic acid a,c-diamide adenosyltransferase codes for MTNTSRNRGIGIVTASDSQERSKGQLHIYDGEGKGKSQAALGVVLRTIGLGICEKRQSRVLLLRFLKGPERSYDEDSAIEALQRGFPHLIDHVRTGRSEFFTVDQVTKFDIGEAERGWNIAKGAIASSLYSVVVLDELNPVLDLGMLDIKEVVHTLQNRPDGLEIIITGRAAPVSLVRISQLHSEMRPRSKRDTSQLKEKRGFNGGIEIYTGEGKGKSTSALGKALQAIGKGISQDKSHRVLILQWLKGGNGYTEDAAIEALRESYPHLVDHLRSGRDAIVWRGQQQPIDYVEAERAWEIAKAAILSGLYKTIILDELNPTVDLELLPVESIHQTLLKKPTETEVVITGRCKNEPSYFELADVYSEMVCHKHYANVGVDLKRGVDY; via the coding sequence TTGACGAATACAAGTAGAAATAGAGGAATTGGGATCGTTACGGCAAGTGACAGTCAAGAGAGATCGAAAGGTCAACTACATATTTATGATGGGGAAGGTAAGGGTAAAAGTCAGGCCGCTTTGGGAGTTGTGCTCCGAACAATTGGTTTAGGTATATGCGAAAAAAGACAGTCAAGAGTTCTCCTTCTCAGATTTCTAAAAGGTCCTGAGAGGTCATATGATGAGGATTCTGCTATAGAGGCTTTACAAAGAGGATTCCCACACTTAATTGATCATGTAAGGACAGGAAGATCGGAATTCTTTACGGTTGACCAGGTAACAAAGTTTGATATTGGCGAGGCTGAGAGAGGATGGAATATTGCTAAAGGGGCAATTGCAAGTTCTCTTTATTCTGTAGTTGTTTTAGATGAGTTGAATCCAGTACTTGATTTAGGAATGCTTGATATAAAGGAAGTAGTTCATACTCTTCAAAATCGTCCAGATGGCTTGGAAATAATCATTACTGGAAGAGCAGCCCCTGTCTCTTTGGTAAGAATATCTCAGCTCCATTCAGAAATGAGACCACGTTCAAAAAGAGATACATCACAACTAAAAGAAAAAAGAGGATTCAATGGTGGAATTGAGATTTATACAGGTGAAGGGAAAGGTAAATCTACAAGTGCACTGGGTAAGGCTCTTCAAGCTATTGGTAAAGGAATATCTCAAGATAAAAGTCATAGAGTTTTAATCTTACAGTGGTTAAAAGGAGGAAATGGTTATACAGAAGATGCTGCCATAGAAGCTTTGAGAGAAAGTTATCCGCATTTGGTAGATCATTTACGATCTGGCAGAGATGCGATTGTTTGGAGAGGCCAGCAACAACCCATTGATTATGTTGAGGCTGAAAGAGCATGGGAAATTGCTAAGGCTGCCATTTTAAGTGGTTTGTATAAAACAATAATTTTAGATGAACTGAATCCAACTGTTGATTTGGAGCTGCTACCTGTAGAATCAATACATCAAACACTCTTAAAAAAACCAACAGAAACAGAAGTTGTCATTACCGGGAGATGTAAAAATGAACCTTCATACTTTGAACTAGCTGATGTTTACTCTGAAATGGTCTGTCATAAGCATTACGCAAATGTTGGAGTTGATTTGAAAAGAGGTGTGGATTACTAA
- the larE gene encoding ATP-dependent sacrificial sulfur transferase LarE: MFNQLEILSDEQTEKLFTIRRYIKNLNSACIAYSGGVDSTLVASLAFEQLGNKAIAITGVSPALANTLREEARSQAKWIGVKHLEINTSELEQSSYSSNPQDRCFACKKELHKHTTYLSKKLNYKIVLDGVNLDDLKDYRPGIEAAKKAGVVSPLAKFKFSKRDIRDISRALGFPWWDKPAQPCLSSRFPYGHEITSERLKMVEKAEEYLKKGGLMNVRVRCQGLTARIEIPKKELKNFFNKYNFDELVKYFSSLGFNCTSLDLEGLISGKLNR, encoded by the coding sequence ATGTTCAATCAACTTGAAATTCTATCTGATGAACAAACTGAAAAACTTTTTACAATTAGAAGATATATTAAGAATCTTAATAGTGCATGCATTGCATATTCAGGAGGAGTTGACAGTACTTTAGTAGCATCATTAGCATTCGAGCAATTAGGCAACAAAGCCATTGCAATTACTGGTGTTTCTCCTGCATTAGCAAATACACTTCGTGAAGAAGCAAGAAGTCAAGCCAAATGGATTGGAGTCAAGCATTTAGAAATTAATACATCAGAATTAGAGCAATCAAGTTATAGTTCAAATCCTCAGGATAGGTGTTTTGCATGTAAAAAAGAGCTTCACAAACATACCACCTATTTGTCTAAAAAACTTAATTACAAGATTGTTTTAGATGGAGTTAATCTAGATGATCTTAAAGATTACAGGCCAGGAATAGAAGCAGCAAAAAAAGCAGGTGTTGTTTCTCCTCTTGCAAAATTTAAATTTTCAAAACGAGATATTAGGGACATATCAAGAGCCTTAGGTTTTCCTTGGTGGGATAAACCTGCTCAACCTTGTTTGTCATCAAGATTTCCTTATGGTCATGAAATAACTAGTGAGAGGCTAAAAATGGTTGAAAAAGCAGAGGAATATCTAAAAAAAGGTGGTTTAATGAATGTTAGGGTTAGATGTCAGGGCTTAACTGCAAGAATAGAAATTCCCAAAAAAGAATTAAAGAATTTTTTTAACAAATATAATTTTGATGAATTAGTTAAATATTTTTCTAGTTTAGGATTTAATTGCACTAGTTTAGACCTTGAAGGACTAATCAGCGGAAAATTAAATAGATAA
- the speD gene encoding adenosylmethionine decarboxylase, whose product MKVHKKQQILNSFSDDQKLIHQSKHLLLELYRCDYEKLNDESFLRCTLNRAAKLAKATVLNLISNKFEPQGVTAIALLAESHISIHTWPESKYSAVDIFTCGQNMMPELASQYLIEAMNAEEHTLRVIHRNPPAVVHKQIRTAV is encoded by the coding sequence ATGAAAGTCCACAAAAAACAACAAATTTTAAATTCTTTCAGTGATGACCAAAAGTTAATTCATCAAAGTAAACATCTTTTGCTAGAACTTTATAGATGTGATTATGAAAAATTAAATGATGAATCCTTTTTGAGATGCACCTTAAACAGGGCTGCCAAATTGGCGAAAGCAACAGTTTTAAATTTGATAAGTAATAAATTTGAACCTCAGGGAGTTACAGCAATTGCATTACTTGCTGAATCCCATATTTCAATACATACTTGGCCTGAATCTAAATATTCTGCGGTTGATATCTTTACATGTGGTCAAAATATGATGCCAGAACTTGCCAGTCAATATTTAATTGAAGCTATGAACGCTGAAGAACATACCTTGCGTGTTATTCACCGCAATCCACCTGCAGTAGTGCATAAACAAATTAGAACGGCTGTTTAA
- the recF gene encoding DNA replication/repair protein RecF (All proteins in this family for which functions are known are DNA-binding proteins that assist the filamentation of RecA onto DNA for the initiation of recombination or recombinational repair.), which yields MNECTKNIFLNKLKIKNFRNHKSFEIDLKEQRAIVLGCNGIGKTNLLESIEFLSQLKSDRALSDKDLIENDCDMAVVTGQIDFKDDLKLNLFRKGPKRIYVNESILKKQSEIKNYIRSVCFCSNDIDIVRSEPSYRRTWIDKVVSQLEPVYLDLISRFNRLLKQRSHFWRSERFLNEQYSDIVDSFDIQMSIISTRIYRRRRRALLKIKPYVEYWHNHLSKSKEQVSINYLSGIQNISPEEEEEEVISKKIVEQLFNQRSMEALTGKCNFGPHRDEIDFLINNISVRKYGSSGQQRTFILALKMAELDLLTKTLNVSPILILDDVLAELDLTRQNLLLNSVGKNSQCFISATHLDKFNHSFLGSSQMIHL from the coding sequence ATGAATGAATGCACAAAAAACATTTTTTTAAATAAATTAAAAATTAAAAATTTTCGAAACCATAAAAGTTTCGAAATTGATCTTAAAGAGCAAAGAGCAATTGTTCTTGGATGTAATGGCATTGGCAAGACAAATTTACTAGAGTCTATTGAGTTTTTAAGTCAATTAAAATCTGATAGAGCATTAAGTGATAAAGATTTAATAGAAAATGATTGTGATATGGCTGTAGTAACAGGACAAATAGATTTTAAAGATGATTTAAAGTTGAATTTGTTCCGAAAAGGCCCTAAAAGAATTTATGTCAATGAATCAATTTTGAAAAAGCAGAGTGAAATAAAGAATTATATTCGGAGCGTATGTTTTTGTTCTAATGACATAGATATTGTTAGAAGTGAACCTAGTTATAGAAGAACATGGATCGATAAAGTTGTATCTCAGCTTGAACCAGTCTATTTAGACTTGATAAGTAGATTTAATAGGCTTCTAAAACAAAGAAGTCATTTCTGGCGTTCAGAAAGATTTCTGAATGAACAATATTCAGATATTGTTGACAGTTTTGATATCCAGATGTCAATTATAAGTACAAGGATTTATAGGCGTAGGAGAAGGGCTTTATTGAAGATAAAACCATATGTAGAATACTGGCATAATCACTTAAGTAAATCTAAAGAGCAAGTAAGCATAAATTATCTTTCTGGAATACAAAATATAAGTCCAGAAGAAGAAGAAGAAGAAGTAATTAGTAAGAAAATAGTAGAACAACTATTTAATCAGCGTTCAATGGAGGCATTGACTGGTAAATGTAATTTTGGCCCTCATCGTGATGAAATTGACTTTCTAATTAATAATATTTCGGTTAGAAAATATGGTTCATCTGGTCAGCAAAGAACTTTTATCTTGGCTTTAAAGATGGCTGAATTAGATTTATTAACTAAAACTTTAAATGTTTCTCCAATACTTATATTGGATGATGTCTTGGCAGAACTAGATTTAACTAGGCAAAATTTGTTGCTAAATTCTGTTGGCAAAAATAGTCAATGTTTTATTAGCGCGACACATCTTGATAAATTTAATCATTCTTTTTTAGGCTCTTCACAAATGATTCACTTATAA
- the ppc gene encoding phosphoenolpyruvate carboxylase has protein sequence MESFKQIENNNVDLISNNDPLDKNRLLIEDLWESVLREECPEDQAERLIQLKELSYSKQIDSDSSKTFKNEIVDIVNSMDLAESIAAARAFSLYFQLVNILEQRVEEDRYIQSFTNKNVQKSPDNLDPFAPALARQNAPVTFRELFYRLRKLNVPPGKLEALLQEMDIRLVFTAHPTEIVRHTIRHKQTRVANLLKKIQVEQFLTKEEKNSLKTQLKEEVRLWWRTDELHQFKPSVLDEVDYALHYFQQVLFNAMPQLRGRIAEALTENYPDVQMPSESFCNFGSWVGSDRDGNPSVTPEITWRTACYQRQLMLERYINATSNLRDQLSVSMQWSQVSSSLLESLETDRVKFPEIYEARATRYRSEPYRLKLSYILEKLRLTQERNNLLANSGWKFDLEGEMDNKNIDKVENLYYKSVNEFTYDLELIKNSLISTDLTCEAVDTLLTQVHIFGFSLASLDIRQESTRHSDAIQELTNYLDLSVPYDQMSEEEKIKWLVDELNTKRPLIPSDFSWTKTTEETFSVFKMVKRLQQEFGSRICHSYVISMSHSASDLLEVLLLAKEMGILDQNSQNSKLLVVPLFETVEDLKRAPEVMEKLFKLDFYRSLLPKVGESFKPLQELMLGYSDSNKDSGFVSSNWEIHRAQIALQNLASRNDILLRLFHGRGGSVGRGGGPAYQAILAQPSGTLKGRIKITEQGEVLASKYSLPELALYNLETVTTAVIQNSLVNNRLDATPEWNQIMSRLAETSRSHYRKLVHENPDLLNFFQEVTPIEEISKLQISSRPARRKKGAKDLSSLRAIPWVFGWTQSRFLLPSWFGVGTALSSELNSDPQQIELFRVLHQRWPFFRMLISKVEMTLSKVDLEVARYYVDTLGSKENKDSFDVIFGVISKEYNLTKSLILQITGKNKLLESDKDLKSSVSLRNKTIIPLGFLQVSLLRRLRDQTRQPPVSECFIDKEESRRAYSRSELLRGALLTINGIAAGMRNTG, from the coding sequence ATGGAATCTTTTAAACAGATTGAAAATAATAACGTGGATCTGATAAGTAACAATGATCCACTTGATAAAAATCGTCTTTTGATAGAGGATTTATGGGAATCTGTTTTAAGAGAAGAATGTCCTGAAGATCAAGCAGAGAGATTGATACAGCTTAAAGAACTAAGTTACTCAAAACAAATTGATAGTGATAGCTCAAAAACTTTTAAGAATGAAATAGTTGATATTGTAAATTCTATGGATTTGGCTGAATCTATTGCAGCAGCGAGGGCTTTTTCATTATATTTTCAACTAGTCAATATCTTGGAACAAAGAGTTGAGGAAGATAGATATATTCAAAGCTTTACGAATAAGAATGTTCAAAAATCTCCTGATAATCTTGATCCTTTCGCTCCAGCATTGGCAAGGCAAAATGCTCCAGTAACTTTTAGGGAATTATTTTATAGACTTAGAAAATTAAATGTACCTCCAGGAAAATTAGAGGCGTTATTACAGGAAATGGATATTCGCTTAGTTTTCACTGCACATCCCACTGAGATAGTAAGACATACGATTAGACATAAGCAAACCAGAGTTGCAAATTTGTTAAAAAAAATACAGGTAGAGCAATTTTTAACTAAAGAAGAAAAAAACTCCCTGAAAACCCAACTAAAAGAAGAAGTAAGACTTTGGTGGAGAACAGATGAATTACATCAATTTAAACCTTCAGTTTTAGACGAAGTAGATTATGCCTTACATTATTTTCAGCAAGTTTTATTTAATGCAATGCCTCAATTGAGAGGTAGAATCGCTGAGGCATTAACAGAAAACTATCCAGATGTTCAGATGCCTTCTGAATCTTTTTGTAACTTTGGTTCTTGGGTTGGCTCAGATAGGGATGGCAATCCATCAGTTACTCCTGAAATAACATGGCGAACTGCGTGTTATCAAAGGCAGTTGATGTTGGAAAGATATATTAATGCAACATCTAATCTTAGAGATCAATTAAGCGTCTCAATGCAATGGAGTCAAGTAAGTTCTTCTTTATTAGAGTCATTAGAAACAGATAGGGTTAAGTTCCCAGAAATCTATGAAGCTCGTGCGACAAGATATAGATCAGAACCGTATAGATTGAAATTAAGTTATATTTTAGAGAAATTAAGGTTAACACAAGAAAGGAACAATTTATTAGCGAATAGTGGATGGAAATTTGATTTAGAGGGAGAAATGGATAATAAAAATATAGATAAAGTTGAAAATTTATATTATAAATCAGTAAACGAATTTACATATGATCTCGAATTAATTAAAAATAGCCTGATTAGTACAGATTTAACTTGTGAAGCAGTTGATACATTACTCACTCAGGTACATATTTTTGGATTTTCTTTAGCAAGTTTAGATATTCGTCAAGAAAGTACAAGACATAGTGACGCCATTCAAGAGCTGACAAATTATCTTGATTTATCTGTCCCATATGACCAAATGTCTGAAGAAGAGAAAATTAAATGGCTTGTTGACGAACTCAATACAAAAAGGCCTTTAATTCCCTCTGACTTCAGCTGGACAAAAACTACGGAAGAAACTTTTTCAGTTTTTAAAATGGTTAAGAGATTGCAGCAAGAATTTGGAAGTCGTATTTGTCACTCTTATGTAATTTCAATGAGTCATAGTGCTTCTGATTTACTTGAAGTTCTCTTGCTTGCAAAAGAAATGGGAATTCTTGATCAAAATTCGCAAAACTCAAAATTATTAGTCGTGCCTCTTTTTGAAACTGTTGAAGACCTCAAAAGAGCACCAGAAGTGATGGAAAAGTTATTTAAATTAGATTTTTATAGATCATTATTGCCGAAAGTAGGAGAATCTTTTAAACCTTTGCAAGAATTAATGCTTGGATATTCTGATAGTAATAAAGATTCAGGATTTGTTTCTAGTAATTGGGAAATTCATAGAGCCCAAATTGCTCTTCAAAATCTTGCAAGTAGAAATGATATATTGCTAAGGCTTTTTCATGGAAGAGGCGGATCTGTAGGAAGAGGTGGAGGACCAGCCTATCAAGCAATATTAGCTCAACCGAGCGGTACTCTAAAAGGGCGAATAAAAATAACAGAACAAGGCGAAGTTTTAGCTTCTAAATATAGTCTACCTGAATTGGCTTTGTACAATCTTGAAACTGTTACTACTGCTGTTATTCAAAATAGTTTGGTAAATAATAGACTTGATGCTACTCCAGAATGGAATCAAATAATGTCTAGACTGGCAGAAACATCAAGGTCCCACTACAGAAAATTAGTACATGAAAATCCTGATTTGTTAAATTTCTTTCAAGAGGTAACGCCAATCGAAGAAATAAGTAAATTACAAATATCTAGCAGGCCTGCACGAAGAAAAAAAGGTGCAAAAGATTTGTCAAGTTTAAGAGCTATTCCATGGGTATTTGGATGGACACAGAGTAGATTTCTTTTGCCAAGTTGGTTCGGAGTAGGAACTGCATTATCATCTGAATTAAATTCAGATCCACAACAAATTGAATTATTTAGAGTTCTGCATCAAAGATGGCCATTTTTTAGAATGCTAATATCTAAGGTAGAGATGACATTATCTAAGGTGGATTTGGAAGTTGCTAGATACTACGTTGATACTCTTGGCAGTAAAGAAAATAAAGATTCTTTTGATGTTATTTTTGGAGTAATCTCTAAAGAATATAATCTTACAAAATCTTTAATACTTCAAATAACTGGAAAAAATAAGCTCCTCGAATCAGATAAAGATTTAAAGTCATCAGTAAGCTTAAGAAATAAGACAATTATCCCTTTGGGATTTTTGCAAGTTTCTCTATTAAGAAGACTTAGAGATCAAACAAGACAACCTCCAGTAAGCGAGTGTTTCATTGATAAAGAAGAATCTAGAAGAGCTTATAGTAGAAGTGAACTATTAAGAGGTGCACTTTTAACTATCAATGGGATAGCAGCAGGAATGAGAAATACTGGTTGA
- the gshA gene encoding glutamate--cysteine ligase, giving the protein MSVDNLYKGFEVELFTGSLNSHIGISADIEKNFSNFVKEPDNRNVEYITTPEKDYKFLYGKLLTPRKNLRKWLKNKGLTIIPSSTLCFKHDIRFQRSDVDNIYHQFIQDNYGTSIATSSVHINIGINDLDRLFAAIRLIRSEAALYLSISASSPFLNNKITENHSQRWIQFPKTPNKIPFFSSHKSYVTWIEENIANKNMQNIRHFWSSIRPNGPDRPLILDRLELRICDFVHDINLLLAITAMLEIRILHLFENINTLDPLTSSIFSIDELSGICDQNEISAAKNSLNSDLIHWQDGKKINCREWIQNLLSELSLTAEKLNMKHLLKPIYLVLEEGNQSMKWINQYEKGLSIEQIMKISIDDMIKNEE; this is encoded by the coding sequence ATGAGTGTAGATAATCTTTATAAGGGTTTTGAAGTTGAACTTTTCACAGGTTCTTTAAATTCTCATATTGGAATTTCAGCGGATATTGAAAAAAATTTTTCTAATTTTGTGAAAGAGCCTGATAATAGAAATGTTGAATACATAACAACACCAGAAAAAGACTATAAGTTTTTATACGGTAAATTGCTTACTCCAAGAAAAAATTTAAGAAAATGGCTTAAAAATAAAGGTTTAACAATCATTCCTTCCTCCACTCTTTGTTTTAAACATGATATTAGATTCCAAAGATCTGATGTTGACAATATTTATCATCAGTTTATACAAGATAATTATGGAACCTCAATTGCAACTTCAAGTGTTCATATAAATATAGGAATAAACGATTTAGATAGGCTTTTTGCAGCTATTAGACTAATAAGGTCTGAGGCTGCTTTGTATCTATCCATAAGTGCCAGCTCACCTTTTTTAAATAATAAAATTACTGAAAACCATTCTCAGAGATGGATTCAGTTTCCTAAAACACCTAATAAAATTCCTTTTTTTTCAAGTCATAAGAGCTATGTCACTTGGATCGAGGAAAATATAGCTAATAAAAATATGCAAAATATCAGGCATTTTTGGTCTTCAATCCGACCCAATGGTCCAGATAGGCCTTTAATTCTTGATCGTTTGGAATTAAGAATTTGTGATTTTGTTCATGATATTAATTTGTTATTGGCGATAACAGCCATGTTGGAAATAAGGATTTTACATCTTTTTGAAAATATAAATACTTTAGATCCTTTGACTTCTAGTATTTTTTCAATTGATGAATTATCGGGAATATGCGATCAGAACGAAATTTCGGCTGCTAAAAATAGTCTTAATTCAGATTTAATTCACTGGCAAGACGGCAAAAAAATTAATTGTAGAGAATGGATTCAAAACTTGTTATCAGAATTATCATTAACCGCAGAAAAACTTAATATGAAACATCTTTTGAAGCCTATTTACTTAGTGCTTGAAGAAGGTAATCAATCCATGAAATGGATAAATCAATATGAGAAAGGCCTTTCTATTGAGCAAATAATGAAAATTTCCATCGATGATATGATCAAGAATGAAGAGTAG
- a CDS encoding anthranilate synthase component I family protein: MISSQKESFLKAHKEGKNFIPIIQTWPADLETPLSTWLKLSSKDSHGVFLESVEGGESLGRWSIVATRPLWEAVCYGEEIVKTWNNGKTEIYKGNPFDLLKTWTKEYKSYMVDELPSIGQLYGCWGYELINRIEPSVLINKNEGSSIPDGTWMFFDQLVIFDQIKRCITAVVYADTTSSKDACIEEVFLNSISKIKKTRELMKIPLTENEFLEWNENENLNLNIKSNWKKKDFEDAVLSAKEYIRKGDIFQIVISQRFHTQVNHNPFNLYRSLRMVNPSPYMSFFDFGSWYLIGSSPEVMVKAEKNTKNQIIASLRPIAGTRPRGNDPQQDLKLEKDLLKDPKEIAEHVMLIDLGRNDLGRVCEVGTVEVKDLMVIEKYSHVMHIVSEVEGILKNNTDVWDLLKACFPAGTVTGAPKIRAMQLIQNFEKDARGPYAGVYGSIDINGALNTAITIRTMIVKPYEDGKYDVFVQAGAGIVADSSPENEYQETINKAKGILKALACLDK, encoded by the coding sequence ATGATCAGCTCACAAAAAGAAAGTTTTTTAAAGGCTCACAAAGAAGGTAAAAACTTTATACCTATCATTCAAACTTGGCCAGCAGATTTAGAGACTCCATTATCAACTTGGTTAAAATTATCTTCAAAAGATTCCCATGGCGTTTTTCTTGAATCTGTAGAAGGTGGCGAAAGTTTGGGTAGATGGAGTATTGTTGCTACTAGACCTCTTTGGGAAGCCGTTTGTTATGGAGAAGAAATAGTTAAAACTTGGAATAATGGAAAAACTGAAATATATAAAGGGAATCCCTTTGATCTTTTAAAAACTTGGACTAAGGAATATAAGTCATATATGGTTGATGAATTACCATCAATTGGACAGTTATATGGTTGCTGGGGATATGAATTAATTAATCGAATAGAGCCAAGCGTTTTAATAAATAAAAATGAAGGAAGCAGTATCCCAGATGGCACGTGGATGTTTTTTGATCAATTAGTTATTTTTGATCAAATTAAAAGATGTATAACCGCAGTAGTTTATGCAGATACAACTTCTTCAAAAGATGCTTGTATTGAAGAAGTTTTTCTAAACTCAATTTCTAAAATAAAGAAAACTAGAGAATTAATGAAAATTCCCTTAACAGAAAATGAGTTTTTAGAGTGGAATGAAAATGAGAATTTGAACTTAAATATTAAAAGTAATTGGAAGAAAAAAGATTTTGAGGACGCAGTTCTCTCTGCAAAAGAATACATAAGGAAAGGTGATATCTTTCAAATAGTCATAAGTCAGAGATTTCATACTCAAGTCAACCATAATCCTTTTAATTTATATAGAAGTTTAAGGATGGTTAATCCTTCTCCATATATGTCATTTTTTGATTTTGGCTCATGGTATCTGATAGGTTCCAGTCCTGAAGTTATGGTAAAAGCGGAAAAAAATACAAAAAATCAGATTATTGCAAGCTTAAGACCAATAGCTGGCACGAGACCTAGAGGTAATGATCCTCAACAAGATCTCAAATTAGAAAAGGACTTATTAAAAGATCCAAAAGAGATAGCTGAGCATGTAATGCTAATAGATCTTGGAAGAAATGATCTCGGAAGAGTTTGTGAAGTTGGTACTGTAGAGGTTAAAGACTTAATGGTTATTGAGAAATATTCACACGTTATGCATATAGTCAGTGAAGTTGAGGGGATCTTAAAAAACAATACTGACGTGTGGGATTTGCTAAAGGCATGTTTTCCAGCGGGGACAGTAACTGGGGCTCCAAAAATCAGAGCTATGCAATTGATTCAAAATTTTGAAAAGGATGCGAGAGGACCTTATGCTGGTGTTTACGGATCTATTGATATAAATGGCGCATTAAATACGGCAATTACAATAAGAACTATGATAGTTAAACCTTATGAAGATGGAAAATATGATGTTTTCGTGCAAGCAGGGGCTGGAATAGTTGCTGATTCTTCGCCTGAAAATGAATATCAAGAGACAATAAATAAAGCAAAGGGGATACTAAAAGCATTAGCCTGTTTGGATAAATAA
- a CDS encoding photosystem I reaction center subunit II PsaD, whose product MTETLVGQFPKHIGSTGGLLNSAETEEKYAIVWKSSKEQAFELPTGGAAIMHEGDNLMYFARKEQCLALGTQLRAFKPRIEDFKIYRIFPGGDIEFLHPKDGVFSEKVNEGREKVGHNPRRIGENPNPAGLKFTTKNTFD is encoded by the coding sequence ATGACTGAAACATTAGTTGGTCAATTTCCAAAGCATATAGGAAGTACTGGGGGGTTATTGAACTCAGCAGAAACCGAAGAAAAATATGCAATTGTATGGAAAAGTTCAAAGGAACAAGCATTTGAATTGCCCACCGGTGGTGCAGCTATTATGCATGAGGGTGATAATTTAATGTACTTTGCAAGAAAAGAACAATGTCTTGCACTAGGTACACAACTAAGAGCTTTCAAACCAAGAATTGAGGACTTCAAAATCTACCGAATTTTCCCAGGTGGAGATATTGAATTTTTACATCCAAAAGATGGCGTTTTCTCTGAAAAAGTTAATGAGGGCAGGGAGAAAGTTGGTCATAATCCAAGGAGAATTGGTGAGAATCCTAATCCAGCTGGGTTGAAATTTACTACAAAGAATACTTTTGATTAA